In Paraglaciecola sp. T6c, the sequence CACTATCGAGCGACTGCCGGTTAAATTATTAGAAAACCAAAATGGGCATTACGTTGAAGTGACTGCCGTTAAAGGCATTGATATCCAACAGCCCACGGCGAGCGTGGTGGCCGCTGATTTTGATAATGACGGATGGACGGACTTATTGTTTATGCGATACGGCAACATGGCGAAGCCTCACAAGCCAATTATGTATCTGAACGATAAAGGAAATGGCTTCGTTGAGCATAAGGATCACGGCATTGTTATTAACGACTTAGGGGCAACGGGAGCAGGCGCAGACGTTATCGATTTCGATAAAGACGGCGACCTTGATCTCGTTACCGCCAATGAACGCGGCACATGGCGGCTCTTTGAAAATCACACATCCGGTCAATCTAGCCATCATTTTCTCGGTGTTATGGTAGGTGGCTCTCCGTCAGGTAAGGCGACGCAATTGGCGGCTAAAGCGACGCTACAAGCCTGCGGTAGACAATGGCAGCAACAAGTAGGTGCCTCATCTTCTGCCTACGCAGACTCCTACAACAATCAGCTGTTGTTTGGTTTAGGAAACTGTACACACGTGGAGAGCGTCAAAGTGCAGTGGAGCGATGGTGAAACAAAAGTCTATATACCCAATATGATTGATGGGTATTTCGACACCACTGCAGCGCGGAGATAGCGTTGCATGTACTACTGTGCAAGCAAACTGCAGAGTACGAATAAGCACGACCCTTATCCCGATGCTTAGTGAGCCGTTACAGTCCCCCTATAACATCGGAGCGGATTTAAGGCGTGTAATGGTTTAATGTGCCAGAACATCATAAAGCCACTACCGCCTGAGTTTAGGAGTATTAAACCATTTTATGCTCAACATCCCTTATTTAATTTCTAAGCAAAAATGTTTACATGCTCAGGGGGATGTCAATTAGGGGAGATGTTGTCCACCCGTTACACCCATGATTTCAGCGGTGACATAACTAGATTCTTGTGAAGCTAAATACACATAAACAGGGGCTAACTCAGCTGGTTGTCCAGGCCTGCCAATGGGAACGTTCTCACCAAATGTCGGTAATTTTTTTGCTGGTTGTCCACCACTTTGCTGCAGCGGTGTCCAAATGGGACCTGGAGCAACGCCATTAACTCGAATGCCTTTATCAATCAGCATTTTTGCTACGCCCTTAGTGAAACTGGTGATTGCACCTTTAGTTGATGCATAATCCAGTAGACCAGCTGAAGGCTGATAACTCTGAATTGACGTACTGTTGATAATACTGGCGCCCGGCGGCATATGTTTTACCGCAGCTTTGGTTATCCAAAACATACCAAACACATTAGTCGCGTAAGTTTGACAGAATTGCTCAGTCGTTAAATCTTCTAAGTCGGCGACGAACTGTTGTTTCCCCGCGTTGTTTACCAATATATCGATTGAGCCGAGGCATTCAGCACTCTGAGTGACTAAGCTTTTGCAAAACTCTTCGTCAGATATGTCCCCAGGGATCCCGAAAGCGTTAATGCCACTTGCTTTTAAGACCTGTAACGTGTCTTTTGCATCTTCTTCTTCACTTGGCAGATAGTTAATAACGACATCAGCTCCCTCTCTTGCAAACGCAATGGCAACAGCTCTGCCAATGCCAGAGTCCCCTCCGGTTATTAATGCTTTTCGACCTTTCAACCTGTTACTTCCAAGATAAGTATCTTCACCATGATCCGCTTTAGGCTTTAATATTTCATCTAAGCCGGGGTCGGGTTGTTCGCTGTCTTTTTCAGTATCGCTCATGTGATACTGGCTTCTGGGATCCTGCATCGTAAATTGATTTTTTTTCATTTTCGAAAACTCCTTCACACAATGTATCTTTTATGAATGGATGGGATCTAATTGAACGTGATTAACGGCTTGATAATCGCTCTAGGTTATGGTCTTGCCATTTGTCTCTGCGGTGGCTGGGGATTGGTTTATGTAATGAGCGGGTAGTACGGTTGAGCTTGCGAAATGTGCCGTCTATGTGATTTTCAATGGCATCAATATCAACGTGCAAATTATATCTATCTTGGAATGTTTTCACTTTGTATCCCCTCTAACAGTTTAAGATCTACGACTATTCACTTGTTTGGTTTCTCACATGAAATTCAGCAATAGATGTGCCAAAGGCCTCGATTAGTAGTGAAAGGACTTTGCGATGAGTGATTTAGCTATTCATTAGTACTGTTGCTAAATATAGAGCATGAGGATGTGGAAGGGTTTTTGTCATTAATGCATCAGCATGAGGAAAAAATTACACGTCAATGCCGTATTTAAGCTAAAAATAATAGCTACTGATAAGGAAGATTGTCGGTTTATGGTATGCGTCATATACGTCAAGTGGCGCTTGTATCGGCGGCATTGAAAACATTATTGTTGGAATTGTAGAACTGCAGCGAAACAGGTGATGAGAGCCATGGGTGCTCCGCTGCATTGATTACCGTGAAATTAGTGGTGGGATTTACCTTTGAAAATGGACGTAATTAATAACCCGCCTAATACCGCTAGCCCAGTAGCCTTGATAGGGTTGGCTTTGACAAAGGTTTTTACCCCAGTTAGCGTACTCATCGCTTTGTGACGTTGGTTGGAAACCGCTTTGTATAACTTGCGCTTCTCCTCTTCACTTATGGCATCTGCAAACGTTTCCGAAATACTATTTTTATCGTATTGATTACTCATAAAGTCCTCCTAGATATTATTGAATTTGCCGTATCTACAACGCAATCTGTATGCCACTTAGATGTAATGGACGATTATGTATCGTTGTGGAATGCGTTTTGTATACCGCCTACTGTGATGACAAGAGCAATTCAGTGAACAGCACTAAGCTTGCTGTGGATTCGTTTTTACGTTGAGGGCGAAGATAAAGGTGAGCACATTATTGTGCGCGAAGCAGAACGCTTGAGGTGAATATAATGGCAATTATTGTTGAAGACTCGATACAAGAACCTAAAGGCAATCCTTTAGGAGAAATTAATGCTCAATTTCATCGACTTTATCAAGTTGAGAAAGCAAAAGCGGTTGCAAGCATTAATGATGGGGAGGTCATGCTAATTTGTCGTATTGATAGCAGGCTTATCGTTAAAGCGGGAAGTAAAGTAAAAGAATATGTCATAAACGATGAGCGCTATCAAAGCCTGAAAGCGATGAGTCATGGGACATTAGCGGTGTACTATCAACTGTGTCATTCAGTAGATGAGGCCACTCTTTGTCAGGTGAACAGGTGGGTGTCACAAATTCGCCAACAGGCTCCGCTGAGCCTAGGTAAAGAAGTCGCCGATGTAACCATGAAACTGCTAGAACGAATCGAACATTCAAATGTGCTACCTCACAGTGCAATGAGCCTGTATCAACAAGAGCTAGAGTCAATATATGCCAAATTGATGACCGAAGCCGTTAATGATGAGATAGATAACCTTGTGAGTAACCTTGAAAGGGTCTGCAGTGAGGACGATTACCCCAGCTCTAACATCTTTATGATCGTCTTCGGCGGACACCAACCTAGATATAAGGCATTAGCGCTACAGGTTTTCAAAAAGTGGTTTGCTGGCAATCAACGGCACATCTCAAACTGTGAGCATCACGTTCGTTATTGCGAAGCAGGTGAGTCATTAGACGACGCTGTCGACTTGGTCGCGACTGCAATTGTCGATAGAGAATTAGCAAGATCAACTATGGGTTACTCAGAAGCCCTTAATAGAGATGTGTTAAGTGCCGTAGCGGAAAAAGCCATAGAAGAGTATTGGCTTAACAACTCGTTGCGATAGTAAACAGGTAGTGCACTGATTGTTGGCTTCCACTTCCACTTCTACTTTCACTTCACCGTTCGAACACCTTGTAGTATGGCATCAGAGCAGCTGTCGCCATGGATGACAGAAATGTCGCCAGTGGTTTCCAGCACAACAGCACGAACTTGTGAGAGGTGCAAAACATTTGCTTCTCGAAGCTTCGCGATGAGATCATTTTCTGCAACACGAGTGGCTTTTAAGGCGGCATGCAAAATGACTCCGTCTTTCATGAGTAAAGCGGGCTGATTTTGCATCACAGACTCGAACGTTGATGATTTTTTACGAATAGTAGCGGTGGTAAATTGGACGATGAAGAGCATTGCCATAGAGAGAATTGTCTGCACGAAACTGGTCCAGTCGGTTGACTGGCTTGCTCCTGCCAGCAAAGAGCCAATGGCGACTGTCATAACAAAATCAAAGTTGGTCATCTTAGAAAACGACCTCAAACCATTTACTCGCACAAGTAAAACGACCCAGAACATAGCTATTCCCGTTAACACTATTGCTCGCAAGAAAAGGTCCGCTAGTGGATCGTTAACAAGCATGTCTATCTCCTTAATTACGCTGTGTATATGTCATGCAACATTGGCTATCAAGAAACGGGTTGTAAAATGCTAACTACTATCCTGTTCTTTATAACCTTGAAGGCGTTTTACGTAAAGTTGGTTGGTAATAACGATGAGTAAGACGGTCAGTGGGGCAGCTAGTAACACACCCGCCATACCCACCATACTGGCTAGTAACACTTGAACCAACAGAACCAAAGCGGGGGGTAAGCTTGCAATCTCAGCTTGAAGTATTGGTGTGAGAACGTAACTTTCTACAGTTTGTACTCCAACATACAAAATAGAAACGTAAAGCAATGTATCAATTCCAGTAAGAATACTTACTAAACCTGCGGGTATAAATGCCAACAGAGGCCCAAGGTTAGGAATGAAAGATAAAAGAGCAGCAATAATCCCCAGTATTAACGCTAAATCGATCCCCAATGCCCACAGGCCAACAGTTGTAAACAGGCCGACCATGACCATTGATGCTAATTTAGCGAGTAGCCAACCTGCTAAAGCAGTCTCGCAACGCTTTAAAAGATCTTGCGCTTTATTCTTATGCTGTAAAGGAACCAAACTAAGGCCGCCGTTAACATACCATTTGGGGTTTATAGATAAAAATATTGCCAAAATAATAGCGAATATGAAGTTTCCGAAGCCATTTATGGTTGATGATAATAAGCTAGAGACAGCATTCATTACTGTACTCATCTTTGGATCATAGTTGGTGATTTTGTCTAGATTATCGTTAAACTTTCCGATTGAGCTGAATTCTGTGAATTGGCCTCGAACGAACTCTAGCGCTTCTGGCATTCTATCGACCAATTCATTCGCTTGCGTTGATATCTTGGGGGCAGCGTAAGTCATTAAAAGGCCTAACAGCAATACAGGAGCGAGCATAGAAATTGGAAGCCATACTTTCGCCGTGATGTTCGTCTTTTTCGCGAGCCAACGAGCAGAGCCAGAAAACATTACGGCAATCAAGATCCCTCCGAAAGCAACAAGGAATATTTTGCTGTTTCCTATTATCAACCACGTAAAAAGCAATACGGCTACTGTTGTAACAGCCTGCACGAGTGCGCGCTTTGCGACCAACTTTACATTCATTTAATCTCCCAATGCATAAAATTTGTTGTTCTTGTTTTAGGTCACATTACGACGAGGTGACGCTTGAAAGTGATTTTATTAGCGCATTTAAGTTGCCAATATTAAGCCTATGCAGCAAAGAGCAAGCCACATTGATAAATGAATGACAGTCAGAACCAGCACGTGGTGGCTAATTGGTCCGCTCACTTCAATAGATAGCGCTAAAAATGCAGTTTGTTATAGCAGCTCGTTATAAATGCACGAAAAACTCAAAAGAACTTAAGTTCGGCGCCATAAGTTTGGTATTGAAGCCGCACTGCGCACGAGCGGAAGACCCCAGTAGCACTGTTACTTAATCAAAGCACATCAAAGGTGCGAGTCAGTTAGCTAAATTCCAAAAGGCAGATAGGCTGGGTCATCATACAAACGTTGACCGCGTTGTAACCTACCAGCGTAACGTCAGGGTAAAGCGCCTGATATGCCCTAAAAGGCACTGTATGGAATATGTGAGCACCATAAAAACCAATGGTTTTGAGCACTTTTTTACACGGTGAAGCACACGGGGCAGGTAATTTATTCCCATTACCCAAAGCCTTAATTTTTAACAGAAAATTCGCTTTGTCCTTATATTACGCCCACTTCAGCCTGATATTTTGTTGCCTATATTAATGGCTCGAAGGTTGCTGTATCTAGGTGTAAGTCAAGAGCAATAACGCTCTCAATCAAAGGAGATAATTATGAGTGATATCATTACAGGACTATTCAAAAATCCCGCCGAAGCAAGTGCAGCCATAACCATGCTTGAACACAAAGGCTTCAGCGACGCGAATATTTCGCTAGTGGCTAACGATTCAATTACCAAAGACAGTTTCGCCCTGACTGACCATTCTAAATTACCAGAGGGAGTTGCCATAGGTGCTTCATCAGGTGGTGTCTTGGCGGCGATTGTCGGGGGGCTTGCTGCTGTTGGAGTGGTTGCTACCGGCGGGGTAGGGGTACTTGCGAGTGGTCCATTAGTGGCAGCTCTAGCGGCAGGCGGAGCGGGCGCGGCTGCAGGCGGGATCATTGGTGGTGCGATAGGCCTAGCAATCCCTGAGCATGAAGTGAAATTTTACGAAGACGCGATTGAAGAGGGCTCTGTGCTAGTCGGAGTGCACTATGACAATAGTGATCAAAAAGATGTAATTAAAGAGACATTTAAACACTTTGACGACGTGAAAGTTGCTAGTGCGTAACAGTACGACGTGACAATGCACGAAGTGTAAGTACACGACGTGGTGGGCCCAGCTCACCACGTCACACTATTTCTAACCGCATCCCAGTTCTACAAATTTTTAAGCCACAAATGCTCTGCACGATTGTAGATTTATAGATAACTTAATCTCTTTAAGATCTTCCCCTGACTCAGTATCTCTAACAAATCCTTCCTTATCCCTTTGAAACGTGCAGCGTAATTCAAAGTTGAAAGCATCAAAACTTAAAGCATCAGTCTCGCAGAATATGTGCTTTATGACAGCCTGTATCCTTGTAATTCAATCGATAAGTTAAATAGGTTGAGGAAGCATTGGTCTACCTCAATGTTGGCTCTAATTTTTTAGCTTGTCATCTGCTCTTAATTACAATTATCAATTTGAGATAAATGGATTGACAAAGATTAAATGAAAAACTTACATGTGAAGGGGTATTATTTTCTACTTGTCTAGTGAAATTTACGCCCAGTCTCAAATTTTAATTCTTCAATTACTGTGCTGCCTTGTGCCACAGCGAAATTCATCCACTTCAATAAATATGGCATATCAATTGAATTGTAATTCTCATACTTCTTAAGACAGCAGCAAGATCACAAGCATTATCTAATTTTTCAATGAATAACTCCTAATTTCATTGTTATTTCTTACTTAAGTCAGAGGGGGAATTAATTTATGAATTCTCAAGGAGAACGACCTTCATCGATAGAAAACTTCATTAAGCAGGATGGTTTTCCCTGTGTCGGAGCAAAGATAGCATTAAATAAAGATCAAATCGTCACACGTGATTTTGGTGATATTTTCTCAAATCAAAATAATCAAAATATACTTGATGAGCTATATCAATTTATAACTATTTATAATTCGAGTAAGCCTTTATATTTTAGCTTTGTGGCCACTTTTAAAAACTCGATATTAACGAGTGAGAAAGAGTTCGAAGACGCCTTGTGGAGTAAGCTCCAAAATTTGTATAACCGAGACTCAATGACCCACACGTGGGATAGAAGAGTGAGCGATAACCCGGATGATAGTGAATTTAGCTTTAGTCTCGGCGGAGAAGCATTTTTCATCATAGGTCTCTCACCATTTGCAGAGCGAAGAGCGAGAAGATTCGAACACCCCACTATCGTTTTTAACCTGCATAGCCAATTTCAAATATTGAAGGAAACAAACAAGTTCACGGCATTAAGAGACAGAATCAGAACAAATGAAGAAGTTTTTTCTGGCTCACCTAACCCAAATTTATACGACCATGGTGAACTTTCTGAAGCCCGGCAATACAGCGGTAGGGCGGTCAGCAATTCATGGAGATGTCCATTTTCAACGAGGAAAAAAGATGAGTAACGAAATAAAACCTAGAAGCGGCACAGCATTTAAATTGAAGAAAGGGGAACGGTTGAAAGTTACCGATCCTTTAGGGGAGCAAGTCGCCGATATATATTGCTTTAATGAACATAATTTTAAGGAGTTTTTGTCTTCTGGTCGTTCGTTAGATTATAACGAATCGCTGACATTTAAGGTGGGCAGTAAACTTTACTCCAATCAAAGCGACGTTATGCTGAAAATTGTTGAAGACATGGTTGAAGATCACGACTTTCTATTAACGCCTTGCAGTGTTGATACATTCAAGTATTTTTACCCAAATGAAAAGCCTGTTCCTGGGTGTCATGGAAATTTAGTGAATGCATTTTCTGAATTCGGTATACCTGAGCATTTAATCGGAACGACCTTCAACACATTCATGAATGTTTCGGTGGGTGAGGACGGTAGCTTCAAAGTTCTTCCACCGAAAAGTAAAGCCGGTGATTACACTATATTTGAAGCCTCCATGGACCTAATAGTAGGTTTAACGGCGTGCTCAGCTGGCGAATCGAATAACTTTAAATACAAACCAATTAATTATGAAATTTTAAAGTGAACTTAGTGGTGTACTCGCTGATAACGCGTGAACACCCCATCTATTAGATGTAGGGAGATAGTCTTTATGAGTGATCCTACTCTTATGATTTTAATGTATTTTGTCATTCCGGTTTGGCTTCTAGCAGGAGTTGTAGACTGGTTTTGTCATCGACGCAGCAATATTGCAAAAACAAGCGGTGCAAAAGAGTCCTTCATTCATTTACTCATGTTTGCTGAGGTCGGGATCCCACTCATGCTCGTCCTATTATTTGAGGTTAATGCGCTGATCATTGGTATCAGTATCTTGCTCTTCATTCTTCACGAATTAACCGCACTTTGGGATGTCTCCTATGCAGTCAGTAAAAGACGCGTGGGTCCTATTGAACAGCATGTGCACAGCTTTTTAGAAATGATTCCTCTTCTAGCGTTAGTGCTAATTATTGCACGTCATTGGCCTCATTTTACGTCACTGTTTTCGGCTAGTGGTTTTCCTCCTGATCTTTCACTTACTCTAAAGGAAGCCCCCCTGCCCACGACCTATCTAATAACAGTATTATTTATAGCGGTAGCGCTGGAGCTCATACCCTATTTAGAGGAGCTTATCCGTGGACTCAAAGCGAGGAAAGCCGCAACTCAGTCAGAGCAGTGTTAACAGCAAGTCTAATCAACCAAATATAGGAACGTTAATGATGAATAAAAATGATGAAGTAAAAGATAAAAAAGACCTTGTACTCGAAGATTCCGAAGCTGAGGCGGCAAGTCCGATTGCAGAGTCTATCGCGGGAGAAGAAGACCCTGGCGCAGCGCTAGAGGAGTTTATTAAAATGGATAAAATTGATGAAGGTCAAGAAACTAAGCAGGATTAACTATTACGCTAAACATATTAAAAAAGGGTGAGTTATTCTAATCAGGTTAAGCACTTTGTTTAAAAAATTTGGCTACAGTAAACGCTTTTGACAAATTATTGTGACGTATTCAATTTTAAATAAGACTAAACCAGTAAGGTGTTATTGACGAAATGAAAACCCATGAGTTAGCAGAAATTTTACTTCAATATGACAACGTGGATATTGTTACTAATGTTGGCTATACATCAATGATGGCGGAAGACGTTCTTTTAACGGAGTCAATGCTCAAATTACAATGTCTACTTGATAATGATAACAAGCCTGAGGGAGTATCTGGTGAACACTGGTTACTTATTGGAGGTCTATCTGCATGAAAGTTTTAACGGTATTAATTTAATTCCGTATGACAGTTTAAAATAAACGCTTGGACTATTCTGACAAATCGCAAAGATGGCTTTCGCGTAAATTTATATTCAAATGATCCCTCCATTAAAAGTCGCCGTTGATACATGTGCTTCGTTTCAGCTGTATTCGAATAGAATCTCATCACTAGCATGTATTGAGTCACTCTACATATAAAAATAACTTGAGACCATTGGGGCAGTGTATTAGCTGATAATTTCCAAGGTTATTTAGCACGTTTACTCTGCCACAGTTACATTATATGCACTTAAAAACATGAATTCTATGGCCTGTAGCGCGGTGAAAGGGATTCACTCGCTTTTTGCAAAATGATGACTGGAGCCCTACGTTTTCATGGGGCTTGTTGTTGCATGGGGTTTTAGACTGCCTGATTTTGACTTTTGACTTTTGACTTTGGCGATGCTGTCAGAAACTCTCCCTTTGCCCAGCCCCCTTAGCTGAATTCACAGTGGGGTGCCTGTAATATTGAATATCCACCACAATTGATAATTTCAATCTATGAGTTTTTTTCATGTATTAATGAGATCAAATCATTTTTATTCATCTAACCTTCCACGTATAAAACACACTCTGCTGCTAACGCTTGAGGCGTTTGATGTTATTAGCATTTTTAAATTTGGGTTTTAGCGACGAGTTTGCTTGAGCACCAAGTGCACCTATCAGCAGTTACCCTATAGATTTTATTTCAATAAACGGAATGTCAGGTCACGATGAATAACCATTTTACATTTTCCATTAAGCGTATTTGTTTCGATGAAAATTACCATCCGTCGGACAATACCCGTATTACCACGAATTTCGCTAACTTGGCCAGAGGGAAGCGTCGCCAACAGAATTTGCGCAATGCTTTACAGATGATCAATAACCGTTTCAATGCCTTAGCATTTTGGGATAACCAAAAAGGCGATCGTTACTCGGCTGAGCTTGAGATTATTTCGGTAGATATAGACGTTGAAGGAAAAGGCGAAACATTCCCTACCATTGAGATCTTAAAAAGCAATATTATTGATCACGTCACCAACCAGCGTATTGAAGGGATTGTGGGTAATAACTTTTCCTCTTATGTGCGTGATTATGACTTTAGCGTTATTTTGTCACAGCACAATAAAGGCAAAGCGTCGTTTAGTATTCCCGATGATTTTGGCGATTTGCACGGCAAGCTGTTTAAGCATTTCGTAGACTCAGACGTGTACCAGAAAAACTTTAGTAAACCCCCTGTTATTTGCCTGAGCGTGTCAGAAAACAAAACCTATCAGCGCACTGAAAATCAACATCCTGTATTAGGTTATGAATATAAGCCGAACGGTTCGTCGTTAACAGAACAGTACTTCGCAAAGATGGGCTTAACGGTTCGCTACTTTATGCCTGCGAACAGTGTTGCGCCTTTGGCGTTCTACTTTTCGGGGGATTTACTTAATGATTACACCAATCTTGAGTTAATCAGCACTATCAGCACCATGGAAACCTTTCAGAAAATTTACCGCCCTGAGATTTATAACGCTAACGCGGTAGCAGGTAAGCATTATCAACCGAATTTACGCCATCAAGATCATTCGCTGACCCAAATTGAATACGATCGAGAAGAGCGAAACCAGTTAGCGGTTGAGCAAGGCAAGTTTGTTGAAGAGCACTTCATCAAACCCTATAAGCCTATTCTTGAGCAGTGGTCTGCAAACAGCGCCTTTTAATGCATTGGCTGAAATATTGAAAAAAACAACTGAACAAAAACAACTGAACAAGAACAACTGAACAAAAACATTTGAATAAGAACAACTGAATAAACGAACTGATTACAGAGACCCGATTAGAGAGAGAGCATGAAAACACTTTTACCTATTACCATCGCCGGTAGCCTGCCTAAACCGTCTTGGCTCGCTCAACCTGAAACACTTTGGTCACCTTGGAAGTTGCAAGACGATGAACTGGTTCAGGGGAAACAGGACGCGCTGCGTTTGTCATTGTTAAATCAGCAGCAAGCGGGCATTAATATCATCAGTGATGGGGAGCAATCGCGGCAACACTTTGTGACCACCTTTATCGAGCACCTCAGTGGTGTAGATTTCGAGAACCGTAAGACGGTTAAAATACGTAACCGCTACGACGCCAGCGTACCCATGGTAGTGGGCCCCGTGACTCGGCAAAAACCGGTATTTGTAGAAGATGCCAAATTCTTACGCTCGCAAACTAAGCAACCGATCAAATGGGCGCTGCCGGGGCCTATGACCATGGTCGATACCCTTTATGATGACCATTATAAAAGTCGCGAAAAGCTCGCGTGGAAATTCGCTGAGATACTCAATCAAGAAGCGAAAGAACTTGAAGCCGCAGGTGTGGATATTATCCAATTTGACGAGCCGGCGTTTAATGTCTTTTTTGATGAGGTTAATGATTGGGGTATAGCCGCGTTAGAGCGCGCAGTAGAGGGGCTTGAATGCCAAACTGCAGTCCATATTTGTTATGGCTACGGCATTAAAGCCAATACCGATTGGAAAAAGACCTTAGGGACACAGTGGCGACAGTACGAAGAGATTTTCCCTAAGCTACAATCATCCAATATCGATATTATTTCATTGGAGTGCCAAAACT encodes:
- a CDS encoding DUF421 domain-containing protein, which produces MLVNDPLADLFLRAIVLTGIAMFWVVLLVRVNGLRSFSKMTNFDFVMTVAIGSLLAGASQSTDWTSFVQTILSMAMLFIVQFTTATIRKKSSTFESVMQNQPALLMKDGVILHAALKATRVAENDLIAKLREANVLHLSQVRAVVLETTGDISVIHGDSCSDAILQGVRTVK
- a CDS encoding DUF1989 domain-containing protein, giving the protein MSNEIKPRSGTAFKLKKGERLKVTDPLGEQVADIYCFNEHNFKEFLSSGRSLDYNESLTFKVGSKLYSNQSDVMLKIVEDMVEDHDFLLTPCSVDTFKYFYPNEKPVPGCHGNLVNAFSEFGIPEHLIGTTFNTFMNVSVGEDGSFKVLPPKSKAGDYTIFEASMDLIVGLTACSAGESNNFKYKPINYEILK
- a CDS encoding AI-2E family transporter — encoded protein: MNVKLVAKRALVQAVTTVAVLLFTWLIIGNSKIFLVAFGGILIAVMFSGSARWLAKKTNITAKVWLPISMLAPVLLLGLLMTYAAPKISTQANELVDRMPEALEFVRGQFTEFSSIGKFNDNLDKITNYDPKMSTVMNAVSSLLSSTINGFGNFIFAIILAIFLSINPKWYVNGGLSLVPLQHKNKAQDLLKRCETALAGWLLAKLASMVMVGLFTTVGLWALGIDLALILGIIAALLSFIPNLGPLLAFIPAGLVSILTGIDTLLYVSILYVGVQTVESYVLTPILQAEIASLPPALVLLVQVLLASMVGMAGVLLAAPLTVLLIVITNQLYVKRLQGYKEQDSS
- a CDS encoding DUF1852 domain-containing protein; this translates as MNNHFTFSIKRICFDENYHPSDNTRITTNFANLARGKRRQQNLRNALQMINNRFNALAFWDNQKGDRYSAELEIISVDIDVEGKGETFPTIEILKSNIIDHVTNQRIEGIVGNNFSSYVRDYDFSVILSQHNKGKASFSIPDDFGDLHGKLFKHFVDSDVYQKNFSKPPVICLSVSENKTYQRTENQHPVLGYEYKPNGSSLTEQYFAKMGLTVRYFMPANSVAPLAFYFSGDLLNDYTNLELISTISTMETFQKIYRPEIYNANAVAGKHYQPNLRHQDHSLTQIEYDREERNQLAVEQGKFVEEHFIKPYKPILEQWSANSAF
- a CDS encoding SDR family oxidoreductase, with translation MKKNQFTMQDPRSQYHMSDTEKDSEQPDPGLDEILKPKADHGEDTYLGSNRLKGRKALITGGDSGIGRAVAIAFAREGADVVINYLPSEEEDAKDTLQVLKASGINAFGIPGDISDEEFCKSLVTQSAECLGSIDILVNNAGKQQFVADLEDLTTEQFCQTYATNVFGMFWITKAAVKHMPPGASIINSTSIQSYQPSAGLLDYASTKGAITSFTKGVAKMLIDKGIRVNGVAPGPIWTPLQQSGGQPAKKLPTFGENVPIGRPGQPAELAPVYVYLASQESSYVTAEIMGVTGGQHLP
- a CDS encoding methionine synthase translates to MKTLLPITIAGSLPKPSWLAQPETLWSPWKLQDDELVQGKQDALRLSLLNQQQAGINIISDGEQSRQHFVTTFIEHLSGVDFENRKTVKIRNRYDASVPMVVGPVTRQKPVFVEDAKFLRSQTKQPIKWALPGPMTMVDTLYDDHYKSREKLAWKFAEILNQEAKELEAAGVDIIQFDEPAFNVFFDEVNDWGIAALERAVEGLECQTAVHICYGYGIKANTDWKKTLGTQWRQYEEIFPKLQSSNIDIISLECQNSRVPMELIGLLRGKKVMVGAIDVATNTIETPEEVADTLRNALQYVDAENLYPCTNCGMVPLSQEVTSAKLNALSAGTEIIRKELSA
- the gntA gene encoding guanitoxin biosynthesis heme-dependent pre-guanitoxin N-hydroxylase GntA; this encodes MNSQGERPSSIENFIKQDGFPCVGAKIALNKDQIVTRDFGDIFSNQNNQNILDELYQFITIYNSSKPLYFSFVATFKNSILTSEKEFEDALWSKLQNLYNRDSMTHTWDRRVSDNPDDSEFSFSLGGEAFFIIGLSPFAERRARRFEHPTIVFNLHSQFQILKETNKFTALRDRIRTNEEVFSGSPNPNLYDHGELSEARQYSGRAVSNSWRCPFSTRKKDE